A window of Borrelia sp. A-FGy1 contains these coding sequences:
- a CDS encoding trehalase family glycosidase yields the protein MNKRIFPKIYYYDQDFIDIYNKSLSWIQDKIVFPQTLEKGKKGKNYYSENLEFIDQVQACLSSFFLVYSNGEYSPTSTIDKFYQLQEESGAIRSRYDNNNKAIYVEGNDDGIGLPIFAWAEYNLYHKTGNKRRISDVLPILDKYYRWIEKKFLKGNGLYSIDVNKIFYKNSPREDAYYPIDFNSLQVHSAYCISKLADILNDKNLSLEYKKRFFSLKAKINSLMWDESDGFYYDLDIHENIIRCKTIVGFLPMLSEIPSEDRIERMVFYLKSDKHFGTPNPFPTLSVDDSKFNLDGNGYYGSVYTYMNFFIIKGLEYCRRANIAREFTIRHLYYVLDTLLPDSKIKGHVWEAYKPMKEGPAYFDVENKILPKKDTICYLALFSISLMIENIIGLTISLPDKTVYWNIPALEVMGIECLSLRKNQTTIICNKGKRGWEIKMESEKLYYFTINILNKKEKTLPIPSGRCSMLLDKL from the coding sequence TTGAATAAGAGAATATTTCCAAAAATATACTATTATGATCAAGATTTTATTGATATTTATAATAAGAGTCTGTCCTGGATACAGGATAAAATTGTTTTTCCTCAAACTTTAGAGAAGGGCAAAAAAGGGAAAAATTATTATTCTGAAAATCTTGAATTTATAGATCAAGTTCAGGCTTGTCTTTCAAGTTTTTTTCTTGTTTACAGTAACGGAGAATATTCTCCTACATCTACTATTGATAAATTTTACCAACTTCAAGAAGAATCCGGTGCAATTAGGTCTCGTTATGACAATAATAATAAGGCTATTTATGTTGAAGGCAATGATGATGGGATTGGATTGCCGATTTTTGCTTGGGCTGAGTATAATTTATATCATAAAACAGGCAATAAGAGGCGGATTTCTGATGTTTTGCCAATTCTTGACAAATATTATAGATGGATAGAGAAAAAATTTTTAAAAGGTAATGGACTTTATTCAATTGATGTAAATAAAATTTTTTATAAGAATTCTCCCAGAGAAGATGCCTATTATCCAATTGATTTTAATTCATTGCAGGTGCATAGTGCATATTGTATTTCAAAATTGGCAGATATATTAAATGATAAAAATTTGTCACTTGAGTATAAGAAAAGGTTTTTTTCTCTTAAGGCTAAGATTAATTCTTTGATGTGGGATGAAAGTGATGGATTTTATTATGACCTTGACATTCATGAGAACATTATTAGATGTAAAACAATAGTAGGATTTTTGCCTATGCTTTCTGAAATACCAAGTGAAGATAGAATAGAAAGAATGGTTTTCTATTTAAAAAGCGATAAACACTTCGGAACTCCAAACCCTTTTCCTACTCTTTCTGTTGATGATTCTAAATTTAATTTAGATGGAAATGGTTATTATGGTTCTGTTTATACTTATATGAATTTTTTTATTATTAAGGGACTTGAGTATTGTAGGCGTGCAAATATTGCAAGAGAATTTACAATAAGACATTTGTATTATGTATTAGACACCCTCTTGCCTGATAGTAAGATTAAGGGACATGTTTGGGAAGCTTACAAACCAATGAAAGAAGGCCCGGCTTATTTTGATGTTGAGAATAAGATTCTTCCCAAAAAAGATACTATTTGTTATCTTGCTCTCTTTAGTATTAGTTTGATGATAGAAAATATTATTGGCCTTACAATTAGTTTGCCAGATAAAACAGTTTATTGGAATATTCCAGCTCTTGAAGTTATGGGAATAGAGTGTTTATCTCTTAGGAAAAATCAGACCACAATTATTTGCAATAAGGGAAAGAGAGGATGGGAGATAAAAATGGAATCTGAAAAACTTTACTACTTTACAATAAATATATTAAATAAAAAAGAAAAGACACTACCTATACCTTCAGGTAGATGCTCTATGCTTTTAGATAAGTTATAG
- the mgtE gene encoding magnesium transporter, protein MIDIVFLKTLLKEKRYSEIKEELLKYDAFDISETMKRLNGSDLILLYRFLPKKVAVEAFSNFDQFTKNKLANSFTNKEISEMIDELNLDDVIDLLEEVPANVVQRFLASSTEENREIINKFLSYSNDSVGSIVTIEYIELKDYFSVREALDYIRKVAKTKEDVYTYYITDEEKRLKGVVKIEDLMLSKDDVVISSIMRTSGFYIVKVSDEKEEVALLFQNHDILSVPVVDNEGRMIGIIVIDDILDVIQCLNTEDFHIMAAVTPLGKSYLDTSIFDMTKNRIIWLLILMISSTLTATIITSYQNLILSLVILTSFIPLLMDTSGNAGSQASALIIRELALGTLKVKDFFRVLFKEVCVSILVGLILASINFLRVVFFVIPENCERFRIAFVVSSCLMIGLMVAKVLGGLLPIFAKILRIDPALMAGPLITTIADVITLIAYFNIARLVLYNYF, encoded by the coding sequence ATGATAGATATTGTATTTTTAAAAACCTTACTTAAAGAGAAAAGATATTCTGAAATAAAGGAAGAACTTTTAAAGTATGATGCTTTTGATATTAGCGAAACTATGAAAAGACTCAATGGTTCTGATTTAATTTTGCTTTATAGGTTTCTCCCCAAGAAGGTTGCGGTTGAGGCTTTTTCTAATTTTGATCAATTTACAAAAAATAAATTAGCTAATTCTTTTACAAACAAAGAAATAAGTGAAATGATAGATGAATTAAACCTTGACGATGTTATTGATCTTTTAGAGGAAGTCCCTGCAAATGTTGTACAAAGATTTTTAGCAAGTTCTACTGAGGAAAATAGAGAAATTATTAATAAATTTTTATCTTACAGTAACGATTCTGTTGGTTCAATTGTAACAATAGAATATATTGAACTTAAAGATTATTTTTCTGTTAGGGAGGCCCTTGACTATATTAGAAAAGTGGCAAAGACTAAAGAAGATGTATACACTTACTATATTACAGATGAAGAGAAGAGATTGAAGGGTGTTGTTAAAATTGAAGATTTGATGCTATCTAAAGATGATGTTGTTATTTCTTCAATAATGAGAACTAGTGGATTTTATATTGTAAAAGTTAGTGATGAGAAGGAAGAGGTTGCTCTTCTTTTCCAGAATCATGATATTTTAAGTGTTCCTGTTGTTGACAATGAAGGAAGGATGATAGGAATCATCGTTATTGATGATATTCTTGATGTTATTCAGTGTTTAAATACTGAAGATTTTCATATAATGGCTGCAGTTACTCCTTTAGGTAAATCTTATCTTGATACTTCTATTTTTGACATGACAAAAAATAGAATAATTTGGCTCTTGATTCTTATGATATCTTCCACTTTAACAGCCACTATAATTACAAGTTATCAGAATTTGATTTTATCTTTAGTTATCTTAACTAGCTTTATACCACTCTTGATGGACACATCAGGAAATGCAGGCTCGCAAGCTTCTGCATTAATTATTCGTGAACTTGCTCTTGGAACTCTTAAAGTAAAAGATTTTTTTCGTGTTTTATTTAAAGAAGTATGTGTTAGTATTTTAGTTGGTTTAATTCTTGCTAGCATTAACTTTTTGAGAGTTGTATTTTTTGTGATTCCTGAAAATTGTGAAAGGTTTAGAATAGCTTTTGTTGTATCTTCATGTTTGATGATAGGTTTAATGGTGGCAAAAGTATTGGGAGGTCTTTTGCCTATTTTTGCTAAGATTTTGAGAATTGATCCAGCTTTAATGGCGGGCCCTTTAATTACTACTATTGCTGATGTTATTACCTTAATTGCTTATTTTAATATAGCTAGGTTAGTACTCTATAATTATTTTTAA
- a CDS encoding HIT family protein, with amino-acid sequence MRDCIFCKIVRGEMPCYKVYEDDLVLAFLDINPLNIGHTLVMPKQHSNDALVMSDDLNGQILRVCKKIALSLKKLSSCICDGVNIYTSIGREAGQIIFHTHFHVIPRFEGDNFGFSRGSNFNLLEDDFLDLSEKIMRNF; translated from the coding sequence TTGAGGGATTGCATTTTTTGTAAAATAGTAAGAGGTGAAATGCCTTGTTATAAGGTTTATGAGGATGATTTGGTGCTTGCTTTTCTTGATATTAATCCTTTAAATATTGGCCATACTCTTGTTATGCCTAAGCAACATAGCAATGATGCTTTAGTTATGAGTGATGATCTTAATGGTCAAATATTGAGAGTGTGTAAAAAAATAGCTCTTTCTTTAAAAAAGTTGAGCTCATGTATTTGTGATGGAGTGAATATTTATACTTCAATTGGGCGTGAAGCTGGACAAATTATTTTTCATACTCATTTTCATGTAATTCCAAGATTTGAGGGCGATAATTTTGGTTTTAGCAGAGGTTCTAATTTTAATCTCTTAGAAGATGATTTTTTGGATTTGTCTGAAAAAATAATGCGAAATTTTTAA